In Micrococcales bacterium, the DNA window CACAAGCATCAGCCAGTAGTTGCCTGTCGGACACTTCGGTGGAGGTGAATCGGTTGGGATCGGTACCCGTCGGGCCGAGTGTTTGACCAAGCCGAAGCCGTAGAGCCTGAATGGGAATAGCCGAGGAGCGAAGATGCCGACTCGCCTCCCGCTCTGCAGTTATGCTCCAAGTTACGTGATAGCTACTGTGCAGTCCGCCAGCCCAGAGCAAGGTTCGTGTGAACGGTTTGGCAAGAACGTTGGAGTCAAGGAAGACAAGTTGGCTCATGCGTCGCCAAACAACTCCGCTTCCACGTCGTCTGCCACCAAGGACCACTGCTGATTGACCAGGGCGTTACGGAAACGTTCAACCTCCCCAATGGAAATGCGGTGGCGGTTTCCGCGACGGGTACTAACAATCTCGCCTGCCTTGATCTTGGTCATGATGTAGGCGCGCGAGACGGCAAGGGAATCGGCCACTTCTTGGGGTGTCATGAACGGCTCGGTGGCAGTCACCTGAACGTGTTCGCCAGCCGCAAGTCGGTCGTGGATGAACGCCAGTACCTCCTGATCGCTGGTGTCCGTGGTCAGCGTCAACGTGCTCATGGCATGAATTCTAGCAGTTGTGACAGATACTGCTGCGTCTGCTGATAGGCTCAATAATGGTCACGTCCACTCCGCCATCGGCTACATGTCGCCACTGCATTTGTCGATAGTTCTAACATCACCGGTTTGGTACTCCTCGGCGCTTCGCGCCTCGTCAACAACTTCGTCGGCCTCGGCCAATCGAGCAAGCTCGTTGGCGCTCGGCTCTCCTCGTTGTGGACCTAACTGGGCACTTCTCAAACTATCGTCAATCCATGGAACCCCTGGTCAAGCGGATATCTATGGCATCAAGAAGGTCTGGAAGTGGCCCAAAAGGGCCTCAGATCACCGGTTTTCGGGGGCCGAATCGACGAAAACTGAAAAATCCCCAAACTAAGTTGGCCCCAGAAGACACGGCCGAGGTGATGGCTGAGTATGCCGC includes these proteins:
- a CDS encoding helix-turn-helix domain-containing protein, with the protein product MSTLTLTTDTSDQEVLAFIHDRLAAGEHVQVTATEPFMTPQEVADSLAVSRAYIMTKIKAGEIVSTRRGNRHRISIGEVERFRNALVNQQWSLVADDVEAELFGDA